In the Populus trichocarpa isolate Nisqually-1 chromosome 1, P.trichocarpa_v4.1, whole genome shotgun sequence genome, one interval contains:
- the LOC127904910 gene encoding extensin-like isoform X2 translates to MASPSRRHLVHAMVFGLLAINVAANIYDNEEPPRPPHDHEDPPLPYNHKNSLFLPSGLLHRGTPPPPPRSPPPPNKKKTPPPPPKKKKTQSPPPPAKSPPPPPPAKSPPLPSASPPTSSSAPILPPLPSKISPVTPPSKVPPSPSPASNLSPSPPYTSPASPPRIPPIPSPSPTPNLSPSHPYTPPTSSPKVSPSPSPTPNLSPSHPYTPPTFPPEISPIPSPSPSPSPAPNLSPSHPYTPPTYPPKISPFPSPRYTSPPPPPPILKSPPPPRFTLPPFFPFKSPPPPSPSPPPHILNSPPPPRFTLPPFFPIKSPPPPSPSPPPPILKSPPPPRFTFPPFFPFKSLPPPSPSPPPHILKSPLPPWFFLPPFFFKSPPPLSPSPPSSNN, encoded by the exons ATGGCATCACCATCTCGGCGTCATCTTGTGCATGCCATGGTTTTCGGCTTACTAGCAATTAACGTGGCGGccaatatttatgataatgaGGAACCTCCTAGGCCACCTCATGATCACGAAGACCCACCATTACcatataatcataaaaactcTCTATTTCTGCCATCAGGACTTCTTCATCGAGGAACACCGCCGCCGCCGCCTCGATCACCACCACCTCCAAATAAGAAGAAAACGCCCCCACCAcctccaaaaaagaagaaaacacagTCACCTCCACCACCAGCAAAGTCTCCACCCCCGCCACCACCAGCAAAGTCTCCACCATTGCCATCAGCTTCACCTCCGACCTCATCTTCAGCTCCCATTTTACCTCCATTGCCTTCTAAAATTTCTCCAGTTACACCCCCTTCAAAAGTTCCACCATCCCCATCCCCGGCTTCCAATTTATCTCCATCTCCTCCTTATACTTCACCAGCATCCCCTCCGAGAATTCCCCCCATTCCATCTCCATCCCCAACTC CTAATTTATCTCCATCACATCCTTATACTCCCCCGACATCCTCTCCAAAAGTTTCACCATCCCCATCCCCAACTCCCAATTTATCTCCATCACATCCTTATACTCCCCCGACATTCCCTCCAGAAATTTCACCCATTCCATCCCCATCCCCATCCCCATCCCCAGCTCCTAATTTATCTCCATCACATCCTTATACTCCTCCGACATACCCTCCAAAAATTTCACCATTTCCATCACCTCGTTATACTtctcctccaccacctccacctaTCCTCAAATCTCCACCTCCTCCGAGATTTACACTTCCTCCCTTCTTTCCCTTTAAATCCCCGCCACCTCCATCTCCTTCGCCCCCTCCACATATCCTCAATTCTCCACCTCCTCCGAGGTTTACACTTCCTCCCTTCTTCCCCATTAAATCCCCGCCACCTCCATCTCCTTCTCCCCCTCCACCAATCCTCAAATCTCCACCTCCTCCGAGGTTTACATTTCCTCCCTTCTTCCCCTTTAAATCCCTGCCACCTCCATCTCCTTCTCCCCCTCCACATATCCTTAAATCTCCACTTCCTCCATGGTTCTTTTTGCctccctttttctttaaatcccCGCCTCCTCTATCTCCATCACCTCCGTCATCCAATAATTAA
- the LOC127904910 gene encoding extensin-like isoform X1 yields MASPSRRHLVHAMVFGLLAINVAANIYDNEEPPRPPHDHEDPPLPYNHKNSLFLPSGLLHRGTPPPPPRSPPPPNKKKTPPPPPKKKKTQSPPPPAKSPPPPPPAKSPPLPSASPPTSSSAPILPPLPSKISPVTPPSKVPPSPSPASNLSPSPPYTSPASPPRIPPIPSPSPTPNLSPSHPYTPPISSPKVSPSPSPTPNLSPSHPYTPPTSPPRISPIPSLSLTPNLSPLHPYTPPTSSPKVSRFPSPYPTPNLSPSHPYTPPTSPPRISPIPSPSPSPSPTPNLSPSHPYTPPTSSPKVSPSPSPTPNLSPSHPYTPPTFPPEISPIPSPSPSPSPAPNLSPSHPYTPPTYPPKISPFPSPRYTSPPPPPPILKSPPPPRFTLPPFFPFKSPPPPSPSPPPHILNSPPPPRFTLPPFFPIKSPPPPSPSPPPPILKSPPPPRFTFPPFFPFKSLPPPSPSPPPHILKSPLPPWFFLPPFFFKSPPPLSPSPPSSNN; encoded by the coding sequence ATGGCATCACCATCTCGGCGTCATCTTGTGCATGCCATGGTTTTCGGCTTACTAGCAATTAACGTGGCGGccaatatttatgataatgaGGAACCTCCTAGGCCACCTCATGATCACGAAGACCCACCATTACcatataatcataaaaactcTCTATTTCTGCCATCAGGACTTCTTCATCGAGGAACACCGCCGCCGCCGCCTCGATCACCACCACCTCCAAATAAGAAGAAAACGCCCCCACCAcctccaaaaaagaagaaaacacagTCACCTCCACCACCAGCAAAGTCTCCACCCCCGCCACCACCAGCAAAGTCTCCACCATTGCCATCAGCTTCACCTCCGACCTCATCTTCAGCTCCCATTTTACCTCCATTGCCTTCTAAAATTTCTCCAGTTACACCCCCTTCAAAAGTTCCACCATCCCCATCCCCGGCTTCCAATTTATCTCCATCTCCTCCTTATACTTCACCAGCATCCCCTCCGAGAATTCCCCCCATTCCATCTCCATCCCCAACTCCTAATTTATCTCCTTCACATCCTTATACTCCCCCGATATCCTCTCCAAAAGTTTCACCATCCCCATCCCCAACTCCCAATTTATCTCCATCACATCCTTATACTCCCCCGACATCCCCTCCAAGAATTTCACCCATTCCATCACTGTCCCTAACTCCCAATTTATCTCCATTACATCCTTATACTCCACCGACATCCTCTCCAAAAGTTTCACGATTTCCATCACCATACCCAACTCCCAATTTATCTCCATCACATCCTTATACTCCCCCGACATCCCCTCCAAGAATTTCACCCATTCCATCCCCATCCCCATCCCCATCCCCAACACCTAATTTATCTCCATCACATCCTTATACTCCCCCGACATCCTCTCCAAAAGTTTCACCATCCCCATCCCCAACTCCCAATTTATCTCCATCACATCCTTATACTCCCCCGACATTCCCTCCAGAAATTTCACCCATTCCATCCCCATCCCCATCCCCATCCCCAGCTCCTAATTTATCTCCATCACATCCTTATACTCCTCCGACATACCCTCCAAAAATTTCACCATTTCCATCACCTCGTTATACTtctcctccaccacctccacctaTCCTCAAATCTCCACCTCCTCCGAGATTTACACTTCCTCCCTTCTTTCCCTTTAAATCCCCGCCACCTCCATCTCCTTCGCCCCCTCCACATATCCTCAATTCTCCACCTCCTCCGAGGTTTACACTTCCTCCCTTCTTCCCCATTAAATCCCCGCCACCTCCATCTCCTTCTCCCCCTCCACCAATCCTCAAATCTCCACCTCCTCCGAGGTTTACATTTCCTCCCTTCTTCCCCTTTAAATCCCTGCCACCTCCATCTCCTTCTCCCCCTCCACATATCCTTAAATCTCCACTTCCTCCATGGTTCTTTTTGCctccctttttctttaaatcccCGCCTCCTCTATCTCCATCACCTCCGTCATCCAATAATTAA